GTACGCCCCAGTGATTGATGCACTTGTGCGCGGCGGCGTCCGATCCCTCGAGCTGACCCTCAGCACGCAAGGAGTGTTCGAGGAACTGCCTCTGCTCAAGGAACGGTTCGGAACCGATGCTGAAATCGGCGTCGGCACCATCACCTCCCTTGGCCAAGCGCAGCAAGCCCTCGACGGCGGAGCGGACTATCTGGTCACACCGGTAATGGTTACCGCAGTGGTGAGTGCCGCCGTCGAGCGTGGGATTCCGGTGTTCCCGGGCGGCCTGACCCCCACCGAACTGCTGGCGGGCTGGGAAGCGGGCGCCACGGCGGTGAAGCTCTTCCCGGCCTCGGCTGTTGGCGCCGGGTACATCGGCCAGCTCCGGGGACCGTTCCCGGACATGCGGATTGTTCCTTCCGGAGGCATCGGCATCGACGAGGCACCAACGTGGATTGCAGCCGGTGCCCTTGCCGTCAGCCTCGGTGGCCCACTTCTGCGCGATGCCTTCTCCGGCGGAAGCCTGGCGGACCTGACTGCACGGGCCGAAAAGCTCAGCCGCCTTGTGGCCGACGCAGTGGATGCGAGGACGACCAAATGACTGGCTACACGGATGTGGTGACCATGGGCGAAACCATGGCACTGATGAAAGCCGCAGCGCCGGGTCCCTTGGCCCACGCCGGTTCTCTGGGGCTGGGCATCGGCGGGGCCGAAACCAACTTCGCCATCGCCCTGAAACGACTAGGCACAAGCGTCACCTGGCTCGGCCGGGTGGGGCAGGACAGTCTGGGCGACCTCGTCCTCCGCGAGGTGGCCGCCGAGGGCATCACCACCTTGGGTATCCGTGACGTGAAGGCACCCACAGGCCTCATGATCAAGGAACGCCG
This genomic stretch from Micrococcaceae bacterium Sec5.1 harbors:
- a CDS encoding bifunctional 4-hydroxy-2-oxoglutarate aldolase/2-dehydro-3-deoxy-phosphogluconate aldolase, with product MSDVQRPAPSAILKANPVVAVMRAQHAREYAPVIDALVRGGVRSLELTLSTQGVFEELPLLKERFGTDAEIGVGTITSLGQAQQALDGGADYLVTPVMVTAVVSAAVERGIPVFPGGLTPTELLAGWEAGATAVKLFPASAVGAGYIGQLRGPFPDMRIVPSGGIGIDEAPTWIAAGALAVSLGGPLLRDAFSGGSLADLTARAEKLSRLVADAVDARTTK